The sequence ATAGGCCAGTTGATCTCGTCACGAGAAAGGCTCTTAAGCCACGGTTAAAGACACAAATTGAGCGAGAAGCAATTTATGTATCGTGATCCATCGTTGTTTCTTGACGACATCAAAACGAGCGCGACGAAGATCATGCGGTATACAGAGGGTATGGATCGCGCGGCGTTTGAGACGGATGAGAAGACAGTCGACGCGGTTGTCCGTAATCTTGCGATCATCGGTGAAGCGGTCAAGAAACTGCCAGCCGAGCTAAAGGACCGCCATAGAAAGGTGGAATGGCGTAAAATGGCGGGATTGCGCGATTTCGTAGTACACGAATATTTCGGGATCGATACCGAAATACTGTGGGATGTAGTGAGCAATAAAATTCCTGAGCTATTGAGCTACGTAGATGAGATCATTTCTTCCGAAGATTTCAGTCAGGGACATTGAGCCTTGCTTGCGGAGGCTCGGGGGCCGGAAGCATCGGGTTTGGTCTTGGGGTTTGAAAATTCTAGGCTCCACGTGCATCCAGCACATCCAGCTAGGGGATAGCAGTAATTAGTAAGTTTTAGTGTTAAGTTGCAAGACTTGACCCCGGTTATGACCTGACCCCGGTTATGACCCTCCTTCGTGAAATGTTTGTGTTTATGCTATACTCCTTCGGGACTACTGTGAGAGGGAGTTCAATGACATGACCAAGAATGCAACAAGGGACGTGTTCATCTCATATGCTAGTGAGGACACAGACTGG is a genomic window of Candidatus Bipolaricaulota bacterium containing:
- a CDS encoding DUF86 domain-containing protein: MYRDPSLFLDDIKTSATKIMRYTEGMDRAAFETDEKTVDAVVRNLAIIGEAVKKLPAELKDRHRKVEWRKMAGLRDFVVHEYFGIDTEILWDVVSNKIPELLSYVDEIISSEDFSQGH